The nucleotide sequence ACGTGATCGTTCACGTCATCATGGGACAGCCAGTCGACGAATACATCCGCGAAGAACCGCCCTCCGAGGTGGACGAGAATGTCTAGCCTCGGCGTCACGCTCCAGACGGGCGCCGGCGACGTCAACCCGGCGTATCTCGGGGTCTTCGTCGTCTACCTGCTTGGCGTCCTCGCCATCGGCGCGTGGGCGTACCTCCGAACCGACGACGTGAGCGACTACTGGGTGTACGGCAAGGAACTCGGCCCGACGCTGGCGACGTGGTCGTACGTCGCCAACTTCGTGAGCGCGGTGAGCGTGATCGGGTTCGTCGGTTCGGTCTACGGCGGTGGATACTCCATCGTCACTGGTATCGTCTTCGGACTGATGCTCGGTATCAGCGGCCTCTACTTCGTCGTTCACAAGGTCCGGGAACTCAACCACATCACGTTCCCGGACATCATCGCCGAACTCACCGGTCGGGAGGTCGCACGGCCGATCACGGGCTGTGTCCTCCTCGCCAACGCGTGGGTCTATCTCATCATGCAACTCGTCGGTGCGGGACTGCTCGTGACGACCATCACCGGCGTCCCGTATCAGTACATGATCTGGGTGATCGGCGGCGTGTTCATCCTCTACACCGTGATGGGTGGGCTCGTCAGCGTGGCGTGGACCGACCTCGCCCAGGGAACGCTGATGGTGGCGACCGTCGCGGTCGCCCTCGCGTACATGGTGTTCGATCTCGGCGGCCTCACGAGCCTGAACCAGCAGTTCATGGCGCTCGATCCCGCCAACGTCGCGCCGCTCGGCGACGGGGCCTACACCCTTCTCGGCGTCGCCGCCTCCATCGTGGCCTTCTTCGGCACCATCTTCACCTCCCAGTCAACCGTCGTCCGGATCAACGCGACCGACAGCATCAGGACGGCGAAGTTCCACCTCGCGGCGGCCGGGTTCATCCTCTCGGTGTTCTACGTCATGCTAGTCATGCTCGGCGCCGGGACGACCGTCGCGCTCAACGGCGCCGGGCTGGCCGTCGAGAATGTCGACCGCGCGTTCCCGGTGCTCATCATGGACTACGTCCCGACGACTATCGGGACGATCATCATCGTCGCCATCATGAGCGGCATCCTCTCGACGACCGACACGCGGCTCCACGCCTGCGGCGTCACCGCCGCCCACGACCTCTACGACTACTTCGTCGACGGCGAGGCCGACGACGACCGTCTCCTGTTGGTCTCCCGCGTCTCGACTGTCGGCTTCGGGGTCGTCGCCACCGCCGCCGCGGTCAACCCGCCGGGGACGATCATCAGCCTCTACAACTGGCGGGCGATCCTGCTGACGAGTGCGCTCCTCATCCCCGTGTACGTGGCACTCTACTACCGGAACACCTCCGGCAAGGCGGTGCTGGCCTCCATCGTCCTCGGGGCGGTCTGTGGTCCCGGTTGGAACGCGCTCGGCGAACCGTTCGGTGCGCCAGCGGCGTTCGTGGGCGTCGGCATGGCCGTCCTCGGCCTGGTCGTCGGACGGTACGCCTGGCAGGACACCGCCGTCGTCTCGTCCGGCGCGGCGCCGAGCGACGACTGACTCATACTGTTTACCGGTGGTTCGCCAAGACAGTCCGGCGAAGCACCGGTAACGACTTACAATATCCGTATCACAGTTCCGGCGCCGCCGACGGCGGCACTCGTGTCTCGGTGACCGATTCGTACGCCGCCGCGATGGAGAGGAGGCGCCGCTCCCGGTGTGGGGGACCCACGAGTTCGACGCCGACCGGAAGCCCGTCGTCGGTGAACCCGCCGGGCATCGACACGGCCGGACAGGACGACTGCGCGGCGATGTAGGTGTTCGTCATGTACGTCTCGGCCGACGACGCCCGGTCCCCCGTGCCGATCCGCTCCGCGGGCCGCGGGACGACCTTCACGTCGGGGAACGCCAGTGCGTCGAGGTCGTGTTCGGCGTGGACCGCCAGCACGTCCCGCCGGAGGTCGGTCTGTGCGGCGACTTTTCGCCAGTAGTCGAGTCGCGTCGTCGGCGTCGCCGGTCCCTCCGCGATCACGTCCAGCAACTCCTGCCCGTGGTTGTACGATCCCCGCTCGTACAGGTCGCCGTAGCTGTCGACCGGCGCACCCGCCAGTCCGTCGAGGAAGTCGTCGAGTGCGGCCCGCGATCGGACGCCGTAGAGCCACGTCTCGTCGAGTTTGGCGTCCAGATCGGGGATCGACACCGGGTCGACCAGCTCGGCCCCCGCCGCCGACAGCGACGCCATCGCGTCCTC is from Haloplanus salinarum and encodes:
- a CDS encoding sodium:solute symporter family protein, with product MSSLGVTLQTGAGDVNPAYLGVFVVYLLGVLAIGAWAYLRTDDVSDYWVYGKELGPTLATWSYVANFVSAVSVIGFVGSVYGGGYSIVTGIVFGLMLGISGLYFVVHKVRELNHITFPDIIAELTGREVARPITGCVLLANAWVYLIMQLVGAGLLVTTITGVPYQYMIWVIGGVFILYTVMGGLVSVAWTDLAQGTLMVATVAVALAYMVFDLGGLTSLNQQFMALDPANVAPLGDGAYTLLGVAASIVAFFGTIFTSQSTVVRINATDSIRTAKFHLAAAGFILSVFYVMLVMLGAGTTVALNGAGLAVENVDRAFPVLIMDYVPTTIGTIIIVAIMSGILSTTDTRLHACGVTAAHDLYDYFVDGEADDDRLLLVSRVSTVGFGVVATAAAVNPPGTIISLYNWRAILLTSALLIPVYVALYYRNTSGKAVLASIVLGAVCGPGWNALGEPFGAPAAFVGVGMAVLGLVVGRYAWQDTAVVSSGAAPSDD